The following proteins come from a genomic window of Notamacropus eugenii isolate mMacEug1 chromosome X, mMacEug1.pri_v2, whole genome shotgun sequence:
- the LOC140515599 gene encoding olfactory receptor 5W2-like, translated as MMEKKYSIPPEFILLGITSTPKLEAVLFLFFLIIYLVIPVANIGMFISIRIDPKLHLPMYFFLSHMSFCDLCYSTAIVPKTLVNFFAKDRSISFLGCALQFYVFCSFTDSECLLLAVMAFDGYMAIGNPLLYTVNICSRVCYILIATVYMVGLMNALLHTTLTFTLSFCRSNEINHFFCDVPPLLLISCSDTHVNELVIFTVFRFIEMVAISAVLISYCYIILSVFKIHSTEGKYKTFSTCSSHLTAVTILQGTLLFMYFRPSSSYSLDQDKMTSLFYSLVIPMLNPLIYSKRNKGVKGALGKLKTKMYS; from the coding sequence atgatgGAGAAGAAGTATTCTATTCCACCTGAGTTCATCCTGTTGGGAATCACCAGTACTCCCAAGCTGGAagctgtcctttttcttttctttctcatcatttaTTTGGTTATTCCTGTAGCAAATATTGGGATGTTCATCTCAATCAGGATAGATCCCAAACTCCATTTgcccatgtacttcttccttaGCCACATGTCCTTCTGTGATCTCTGCTACTCCACAGCCATTGTCCCCAAAACGCTGGTGAATTTCTTTGCCAAAGACAGATCCATTTCCTTCCTTGGTTGTGCTCTGCAATTCTATGTCTTCTGTTCCTTTACAGATTCTGAGTGCTTGTTGTTAGCAGTAATGGCTTTTGATGGCTACATGGCAATAGGCAACCCGTTGCTTTATACAGTAAATATATGTAGCAGGGTTTGCTACATATTGATTGCTACTGTCTACATGGTGGGGTTGATGAATGCTCTTCTCCATACGACTTTAACTTTCACACTGAGTTTCTGCAGGTCCAATGAGATTAATCATTTCTTCTGTGATGTtcctcctcttctattaatctctTGTTCTGATACCCATGTCAATGAGCTGGTGATCTTCACTGTCTTTAGATTCATTGAAATGGTCGCCATTTCAGCAGTCCTCATTTCTTATTGCTACATAATCCTGTCTGTGTTTAAGATCCACTCCACTGAAGgtaaatacaaaacattttcaacCTGTAGTTCTCACCTAACTGCTGTCACAATCTTGCAGGGTACTCTTCTTTTTATGTACTTCAGGCCAAGTTCTTCCTATTCACTAGACCAAGACAAAatgacctccttattttatagccTTGTCATTCCCATGTTAAACCCCTTGATCTATAGTAAGCGAAACAAAGGTGTGAAAGGGGccctgggaaaactgaaaactaaaatgTATTCTTAA
- the LOC140515555 gene encoding olfactory receptor 5W2-like has translation MMGNYSIPTEFILLGITNVPEVKVVLFVLFLIIYLIILVANLGMIILIRIDPQLHLPMYFFLSHMSFSDLGYSTAIGPKMLVDFFAKDKSISFIGCALQFCVFCYFTDCESLLLAVMAFDRYMAISNPLLYTVNISSRVCYLLMAGVYMVAMVDALLHTTLTFTLSFCRSNEINHFFCDVPPLLLISCSDTYVNELIIFIVFGFIEMVSISVVLISYCYIVLSVFKIRSSEGRWKTFSTCSSHLTAVTIFQGTLLFMYFRPSSAYSLDQDKMTSLFYTLVIPMLNPLIYSLRNKDVKGALGKLKNNIYS, from the coding sequence atgatGGGGAATTACTCCATCCCAACTGAGTTCATCCTCTTGGGAATTACCAATGTTCCAGAGGTAAAGGTggttctttttgttctctttctcatcATTTATTTGATTATTCTTGTAGCAAATCTTGGGATGATCATCTTAATCAGGATAGATCCTCAACTCCATTTACCCATGTATTTCTTCCTTAGCCACATGTCCTTCTCTGACCTCGGCTACTCCACTGCCATTGGCCCCAAGATGCTGGTGGACTTCTTTGCCAAAGACAAATCAATTTCCTTCATTGGTTGTGCTCTGCAATTCTGTGTCTTCTGTTACTTTACAGATTGTGAGTCCTTATTGTTAGCAGTAATGGCCTTTGATCGCTATATGGCAATAAGCAATCCTTTACTTTATACAGTAAATATATCTAGCCGCGTCTGCTACTTATTGATGGCTGGTGTCTACATGGTGGCGATGGTGGATGCTCTGCTCCATACTACTTTAACCTTCACATTGTCTTTCTGCAGGTCCAATGAGATTAATCATTTCTTCTGTGATGTtcctcctcttctattaatctctTGTTCTGATACCTATGTCAATGAGCTGATTATCTTCATTGTCTTTGGCTTTATTGAAATGGTCAGCATTTCAGTAGTTCTCATTTCTTATTGTTATATAGTCCTCTCTGTGTTTAAGATCCGCTCCTCTGAGGGCAGATGGAAAACATTTTCAACCTGTTCTTCTCACTTAACTGCTGTCACAATCTTCCAGGGTACTCTTCTTTTTATGTACTTCAGGCCAAGTTCTGCCTATTCACTAGACCAAGACAAAATGACCTCCTTGTTTTATACCCTTGTCATTCCCATGTTAAATCCCTTGATCTATAGTTTGCGAAACAAAGATGTGAAAGGAgctctgggaaaactgaaaaataatatatattcttAA